One genomic window of Diospyros lotus cultivar Yz01 chromosome 8, ASM1463336v1, whole genome shotgun sequence includes the following:
- the LOC127808936 gene encoding serine carboxypeptidase-like 50, producing the protein MESTQVRSFLKLLLFLAVLRHFPPISAAAATSTPFPKEALPAKSGYLPVSSTTASAIFYAFYEAQSPASPLSQTPILIWLQGGPGCSSMLGNLYELGPWRVSHRQNVEQVVLKPNSGSWNRLFGLLFLDNPIGVGFSIASTPEEIPRDQHAVGRHLFAAISSFVALDPTFKSRPMYVTGESYGGKYVPAIGYYILKKNAWLPASKRVNLAGVAIGNGLTDPVSQVATHAANAYFSGLVNEKQKTLLESLQNEAVELTKKGNWSNATDARTNVLEMLQSMTGLATLYDFRRQTPYETSLVTEFLQQPEVKRLFGVNESIVYEECSGVVGAALNEDVMKSVKYMVEFLVMNSKVLLYQGQCDLRDGVVSTEAWVKKMKWAGIGKFMEAERKVWRVNGKLAGYVQKWRSLSHAVVLGAGHLVPTDQAVNSQAMIEDWVLERGVFADELGEKNVSIHFHAVL; encoded by the coding sequence ATGGAGTCAACGCAAGTCCGGAGCTTCCTGAAGCTCCTACTCTTCCTCGCCGTCCTCCGCCATTTCCCGCCCATCTCCGCCGCGGCCGCCACTTCAACCCCATTCCCTAAAGAAGCACTCCCCGCAAAATCCGGCTACCTTCCGGTCAGTTCCACCACCGCCTCTGCCATTTTCTACGCTTTCTATGAAGCCCAATCGCCCGCTTCGCCCCTCTCCCAAACCCCAATTCTCATTTGGCTCCAAGGCGGCCCGGGTTGTTCCTCCATGTTGGGCAACTTATACGAGCTAGGTCCGTGGCGTGTTTCTCACAGGCAAAACGTCGAACAGGTCGTGCTCAAACCCAATTCGGGGTCTTGGAACCGTTTGTTCGGCCTCCTTTTCCTTGATAACCCAATCGGTGTTGGATTTAGTATTGCCTCAACTCCAGAAGAAATCCCGAGAGATCAACACGCCGTTGGCAGGCATCTTTTTGCCGCGATTTCATCGTTTGTTGCATTAGACCCGACGTTCAAATCGCGTCCGATGTACGTTACTGGTGAGAGCTATGGAGGGAAGTATGTTCCGGCAATTGGGTACTATATTCTGAAGAAGAATGCCTGGTTGCCGGCGTCAAAACGGGTTAATTTGGCGGGAGTTGCTATAGGGAACGGATTGACTGATCCAGTGTCACAAGTGGCTACTCATGCTGCAAATGCTTACTTTTCCGGTTTGGTGAATGAGAAACAGAAGACCTTGTTGGAGAGCCTTCAAAATGAGGCTGTTGAATTAACTAAGAAAGGTAATTGGAGCAATGCAACAGATGCAAGAACCAATGTCTTGGAAATGTTGCAAAGCATGACCGGGCTGGCCACTTTGTATGACTTCAGAAGGCAAACTCCTTATGAAACAAGTTTGGTGACTGAGTTCTTGCAACAACCGGAAGTGAAACGATTGTTTGGTGTGAATGAATCGATTGTTTACGAAGAATGCAGTGGTGTTGTTGGGGCAGCATTGAATGAAGATGTGATGAAGAGTGTGAAGTACATGGTGGAGTTTTTGGTGATGAACAGCAAGGTCTTGCTCTACCAGGGACAGTGTGATTTGAGAGACGGCGTGGTGTCAACTGAGGCATgggtgaagaagatgaagtgggcCGGGATCGGGAAGTTCATGGAGGCTGAGAGGAAAGTTTGGAGGGTGAACGGGAAGCTTGCCGGGTACGTGCAGAAATGGAGGAGCTTGAGCCATGCCGTGGTGCTAGGGGCCGGGCATCTTGTGCCAACTGACCAGGCAGTGAATTCTCAGGCAATGATAGAAGATTGGGTTTTGGAGAGAGGAGTATTTGCTGATGAACTCGGTGAGAAGAATGTGTCTATCCATTTCCATGCAGTGCTGTGA